From one Leptospira dzoumogneensis genomic stretch:
- a CDS encoding glycosyl transferase, with product MKKIHISAYISGHGFGHISRSLEAILQILLNHPEWTATIHSPRGEEFASSLDISGIWGKVKNRIQFRKTRSDVGIVQKDSLGMDLDSTESEILEFKKNKDSLLQLETEYLKKEKPDLIWSDSSSFPFLISSELKIPSLFLGNFTWDYIYSYYESEIFQKYSEELKKEYALCDLGLVLPLSCPITSILNTKEIGLLGRKPNLNKEEARKYYGFEEDIEYYLFSFGAYGIDSSHFDWKEWDPSKRRIVIGGIEWKIEAKNNLGIVTIPNCHYPDLLRASDFVLTKPGYGILSESYFAGTPILYTDRGNFPEYKYLVKTLQSQYKSSYISHDDLFSFRWEEASKAAISSNVVPDPRFQKDTIREIQNSILELLK from the coding sequence ATGAAAAAGATCCATATTTCCGCATATATAAGCGGCCACGGTTTCGGTCATATCAGCCGCAGCTTAGAAGCAATCCTTCAAATTTTATTGAATCATCCGGAATGGACCGCGACGATTCATTCTCCCAGAGGAGAAGAATTCGCATCTTCCTTAGATATTTCCGGCATCTGGGGAAAGGTCAAAAACAGGATCCAATTCAGAAAAACAAGATCGGATGTGGGGATCGTTCAAAAAGATTCTTTAGGAATGGACCTGGACTCCACTGAATCTGAAATTTTAGAATTTAAGAAGAATAAAGACTCTTTATTACAATTAGAAACTGAATATCTCAAAAAAGAAAAACCGGATCTGATTTGGTCGGATTCTTCTTCTTTTCCTTTTTTAATTTCCTCCGAATTAAAGATACCTTCCTTATTTTTAGGGAATTTTACCTGGGATTATATCTATTCATATTATGAATCTGAAATATTCCAAAAGTATTCGGAAGAATTAAAGAAAGAATATGCACTCTGCGATCTGGGACTTGTCCTTCCTCTTTCCTGCCCGATTACTTCTATCCTAAATACTAAAGAGATCGGTTTGTTAGGACGTAAACCGAATCTAAATAAAGAAGAAGCCAGAAAATATTACGGTTTTGAAGAAGATATCGAATATTATTTATTTTCCTTCGGCGCTTATGGAATAGACTCTTCTCATTTTGATTGGAAAGAATGGGACCCATCCAAAAGAAGGATCGTGATCGGCGGAATAGAATGGAAAATAGAAGCCAAAAATAATCTGGGGATTGTGACCATTCCAAATTGTCATTATCCTGATCTACTCAGGGCAAGCGATTTCGTTTTGACTAAACCTGGATACGGTATTTTAAGTGAGTCCTACTTTGCAGGAACTCCTATACTTTATACGGATAGAGGTAACTTTCCGGAATATAAATACTTGGTAAAAACGTTACAATCTCAGTATAAATCCTCCTATATCTCCCACGACGACCTATTTTCTTTTCGCTGGGAAGAAGCTTCCAAAGCCGCAATATCCTCTAACGTTGTTCCTGATCCAAGATTCCAAAAAGATACGATACGTGAGATCCAAAATTCAATTTTAGAACTTCTCAAATAA
- the gltB gene encoding glutamate synthase large subunit produces MLNLDEQLRIQKYLEENGLYDKSFERDNCGVGFVASYKGESNHRVVSMGLKAVACLTHRGAVDADMQTGDGAGIMIRIPKKLFAKYIEEMGHRRPDEDSIGVGMVFLPREDIDKQDVCRSLIESALMQFNFKLYAWRYVPVNPEVLGPKANASRPQIEQVLIGKPDGMSNEDFETKLFLIQKKVMRDALKLSMSEDFYICSFSSERITFKGLFNGNQVSQFYEDLKSEEMVSPYCIFHQRYSTNTFPSWALAQPFRVLAHNGEINTIVGNRIWMLAREEELACEKWGEFQKEIHPIIRPHLSDSASLDNAMEAIVRSGKDVLHAKAMLIPNAWSKNVQMSEALKSFYEYNNTLTEPWDGPAALAFAEGDWVGGSLDRNGLRPARYVVTEDGLVVMGSETGLVHIDEEIITKKGRLGPGDMLAINLKEGKIYFNEDVNALFEKKYDYREWSKENVEYLDQTIDESIAKTVTYSGDDLRRRQILFAYSPYKQKAVIKPQAIAGKEAIGSMGDDTPLSILMLSRIGLYTYFRQRFAQVTNPPIDYLREKGVTSLYTRLVKKTNLFADEKPQNCLVLSHPYLTNLGLQRIREKDGKQYKVVTLDATFEAHHEEGAARNYLELALDQLLADAIKAAESGVNILILSDKKLNKDRAPIPMELAVAAVHNHLIRNKKRAATSILVETGSAFEIHNVAVLLGYGASGVNSYLIWDTLHDLWTKGDFDAEDGTRPSFASLCTNYRAGVDDGLLKIMSKMGISIMSSYVGGQVFEAIGLSRTLISKYFPGTYSRISGIGIGGIEQNILRNHDSAFNKEINPEDFISEKDDQPHRWSPKVVKFIRKAAVDNDYEAFLEASKLMEESDPINIRDLFDFVDRTSVPIEEVETVSEIQKRFLTPGMSHGALSIEAHTDLAVAMNRLGAKSSSGEGGENPSRYVVDEKGDLANSSIKQVASGRFGVTSEYLNSAKELEIKIAQGAKPGEGGQLPGKKNNEEIATNRHTPQGIDLISPPPHHDIYSIEDLSQLIYDLKQANHTAQVSVKLVSEAGVGTIAAGVAKANADVILISGHVGGTGAASLTSIKHAGSPWELGLSETHQVLVMNGLRDRVVLRTDGGIVSGRDVIIAACLGAEEYGIGTASLVALGCIMARKCHLNNCPTGIATQDPKFRAKYKGSPDQVATLMTLLAMEVREYLAKLGFRSMDEIIGRTDLLKQITRYEQDRLDSLDLNPILVRLPLLYDPKKKKDRFVRRESVGEVLDDRILKDAEPALEGKTSMSLSYSVKNTNRTVGAKVSGIIARKYGAKGLPGKLEIILEGTAGQSLGAWLVKGVQITLHGDANDYVGKGLCGGTIVIRKHRRSKLKPYENVIIGNTCLYGATSGKLFSSGRAGERFGVRNSGADAVVGGAGDHFLEYMTSGTIVCLGTVGKNMGAGMTGGSAYFFQKDWELEPLINKEYVKIVDLENEDYDIVKSLITEHTKLTGSELSEEILKTWDASKKYFVKVTPK; encoded by the coding sequence ATGTTAAACCTTGACGAACAGTTGCGGATCCAAAAGTACTTGGAGGAAAACGGTCTATATGACAAGTCCTTCGAGCGCGATAACTGCGGAGTAGGCTTCGTCGCTTCTTATAAGGGCGAGTCCAATCACCGAGTTGTATCCATGGGTTTGAAGGCGGTCGCATGCCTTACCCACCGCGGAGCCGTAGATGCAGATATGCAAACCGGAGACGGCGCCGGGATCATGATCCGTATTCCTAAAAAACTGTTTGCGAAGTACATCGAGGAGATGGGTCATAGACGCCCTGACGAAGATTCCATCGGTGTGGGTATGGTGTTCCTACCAAGAGAGGACATAGACAAACAAGATGTTTGCCGAAGCCTCATCGAATCAGCACTTATGCAATTCAACTTCAAGCTTTACGCTTGGAGATATGTTCCTGTAAATCCTGAGGTTTTAGGACCTAAGGCAAATGCTTCTCGTCCTCAGATCGAACAAGTATTGATCGGAAAACCGGATGGGATGTCCAACGAGGATTTCGAGACTAAATTATTCCTGATCCAAAAGAAAGTGATGAGAGATGCTCTCAAACTTTCTATGAGCGAGGACTTCTATATTTGTTCCTTCTCTTCTGAAAGGATCACTTTTAAAGGATTATTTAACGGGAACCAGGTCTCTCAATTTTATGAGGATCTAAAAAGTGAGGAGATGGTTTCTCCTTATTGTATCTTCCACCAAAGATATTCTACCAACACTTTCCCAAGCTGGGCATTGGCTCAACCTTTCCGTGTTCTTGCACATAACGGAGAGATCAATACCATCGTAGGGAACAGGATTTGGATGCTCGCAAGAGAAGAAGAACTCGCCTGTGAAAAATGGGGAGAGTTCCAAAAAGAGATCCATCCGATCATCAGACCTCATTTATCCGACTCCGCAAGTTTGGACAACGCAATGGAAGCGATTGTACGTTCCGGTAAGGACGTTCTTCATGCCAAAGCGATGCTTATTCCGAATGCATGGAGTAAGAACGTTCAGATGTCGGAGGCTTTAAAGTCCTTCTACGAATATAATAACACTTTGACCGAACCATGGGACGGACCTGCTGCTCTCGCATTTGCAGAAGGTGACTGGGTCGGAGGAAGTTTAGACAGAAACGGACTTCGCCCTGCAAGATATGTTGTGACCGAAGACGGACTAGTCGTTATGGGTTCCGAAACTGGTTTAGTTCATATAGACGAAGAGATCATCACCAAAAAAGGAAGATTAGGTCCTGGTGATATGCTAGCGATCAACCTGAAAGAAGGTAAGATCTACTTCAATGAGGACGTCAACGCTCTATTCGAGAAAAAATACGATTATAGAGAATGGTCCAAAGAGAATGTTGAATATCTGGACCAAACTATCGACGAGTCCATCGCTAAAACCGTAACTTACAGCGGAGATGATCTAAGAAGAAGACAGATCCTTTTCGCATATTCTCCATACAAACAAAAAGCGGTGATCAAACCTCAGGCGATCGCAGGTAAAGAAGCGATCGGTTCCATGGGGGATGATACTCCTCTTTCTATCTTGATGCTTTCTCGTATCGGATTGTATACATACTTCCGCCAGAGATTTGCGCAAGTTACAAATCCGCCGATAGATTATCTAAGGGAGAAGGGAGTAACTTCTCTTTATACTCGTCTTGTTAAGAAGACAAATCTATTCGCGGACGAAAAGCCTCAGAACTGTTTAGTACTTTCTCATCCGTACCTGACTAATCTTGGATTACAAAGGATCAGGGAGAAGGACGGAAAACAATACAAGGTTGTGACCTTGGATGCGACTTTCGAAGCTCATCATGAGGAAGGCGCTGCCAGAAATTATCTAGAACTTGCATTGGATCAGTTGCTTGCGGATGCAATAAAAGCTGCAGAATCCGGAGTGAATATCCTAATTCTTTCGGATAAAAAACTGAACAAGGATCGCGCTCCTATTCCTATGGAATTGGCAGTTGCAGCAGTTCATAATCACTTGATCCGCAATAAAAAACGTGCGGCTACAAGCATTCTTGTAGAGACAGGATCTGCATTCGAAATCCATAATGTGGCCGTTCTACTTGGGTACGGAGCTTCCGGGGTGAATAGTTATCTGATCTGGGATACTCTTCACGACCTATGGACCAAGGGAGATTTCGATGCAGAAGACGGCACTCGTCCTTCTTTTGCTTCTCTTTGCACTAACTATCGTGCGGGAGTGGATGACGGACTTCTCAAGATCATGTCCAAGATGGGAATTTCCATCATGTCGTCCTATGTGGGCGGACAGGTATTCGAGGCGATCGGTCTTTCTAGAACCCTGATCTCTAAATACTTCCCGGGAACTTATTCCAGAATTTCCGGGATCGGTATCGGCGGTATAGAGCAGAATATCCTGCGCAACCATGATTCTGCGTTTAACAAAGAGATCAATCCGGAAGACTTTATCTCCGAGAAGGATGACCAACCTCATAGATGGTCCCCTAAAGTAGTAAAATTCATCCGCAAAGCTGCGGTGGATAATGACTACGAAGCATTCTTAGAAGCTTCTAAACTAATGGAAGAAAGTGATCCGATCAATATCCGAGATCTATTCGATTTCGTGGATCGGACTTCTGTTCCAATCGAAGAAGTAGAAACTGTTTCCGAGATCCAAAAACGTTTCTTAACTCCTGGTATGAGCCATGGTGCACTTTCCATCGAAGCTCACACAGACCTTGCCGTAGCAATGAACCGTTTGGGAGCAAAGTCTTCCTCCGGAGAAGGTGGAGAAAATCCATCTCGTTACGTTGTGGATGAGAAGGGAGACTTAGCGAATTCTTCCATCAAACAAGTAGCTTCCGGAAGATTCGGAGTAACTTCCGAATATCTAAACTCTGCAAAAGAGTTGGAGATCAAGATCGCTCAGGGAGCAAAACCTGGAGAAGGTGGACAGCTTCCAGGCAAGAAGAACAACGAGGAGATCGCGACGAACCGTCATACTCCTCAGGGAATCGACCTGATCTCTCCTCCACCTCACCACGATATTTATTCTATCGAGGACTTGTCTCAGCTGATCTACGACTTGAAACAAGCCAACCATACCGCACAAGTATCGGTAAAACTGGTATCCGAAGCAGGTGTGGGGACGATCGCTGCCGGTGTTGCAAAAGCAAACGCCGATGTGATCCTGATCTCGGGGCATGTGGGAGGAACCGGAGCGGCTTCTCTAACTTCTATCAAACATGCAGGATCTCCTTGGGAGCTTGGTCTTTCCGAGACACATCAAGTTTTAGTAATGAACGGATTGAGAGACAGAGTAGTTCTCCGTACTGACGGCGGTATCGTTTCCGGAAGGGACGTGATCATCGCTGCATGTTTAGGTGCAGAAGAGTATGGAATTGGAACTGCTTCTCTTGTTGCATTAGGTTGTATCATGGCAAGAAAATGCCATTTGAATAACTGTCCTACGGGAATTGCTACCCAAGATCCTAAGTTCAGAGCGAAATATAAAGGATCTCCTGACCAAGTCGCTACTCTAATGACACTTCTTGCAATGGAAGTTCGTGAGTATTTGGCGAAGCTTGGATTCCGCTCTATGGATGAGATCATCGGAAGAACGGACCTTCTGAAACAAATTACTCGTTATGAGCAAGACCGCTTGGATTCTTTGGACTTGAATCCGATCCTAGTACGTCTTCCTCTTCTTTACGATCCTAAAAAGAAAAAAGACAGATTCGTAAGAAGAGAATCCGTCGGAGAAGTTCTGGACGACCGTATCCTGAAAGATGCGGAGCCTGCGTTAGAAGGAAAAACTTCCATGTCCCTTTCTTATTCTGTGAAGAATACGAACAGGACTGTGGGAGCAAAAGTTTCCGGAATTATCGCACGTAAATACGGAGCCAAAGGTCTTCCTGGAAAACTGGAGATCATTCTGGAAGGAACTGCAGGTCAGTCCTTAGGAGCATGGCTCGTAAAAGGAGTGCAGATCACTCTTCACGGGGATGCAAACGACTATGTAGGAAAAGGACTCTGCGGTGGAACCATCGTGATCCGCAAACATAGACGTTCCAAACTGAAACCGTATGAGAACGTGATCATCGGTAATACCTGCCTTTACGGTGCTACTTCCGGAAAACTTTTCAGTTCCGGTAGAGCCGGGGAAAGATTCGGAGTTAGGAACTCCGGAGCGGATGCAGTAGTAGGTGGAGCAGGTGACCACTTCTTGGAATATATGACCAGTGGGACCATCGTTTGTTTGGGAACAGTCGGTAAGAATATGGGTGCCGGTATGACCGGAGGAAGTGCTTATTTCTTCCAAAAAGACTGGGAATTGGAGCCTTTAATCAATAAAGAATACGTAAAAATCGTGGATCTTGAAAATGAAGATTACGATATCGTAAAGTCTTTGATTACTGAACACACTAAGTTGACCGGATCCGAACTTTCGGAAGAGATCCTGAAAACTTGGGATGCTTCCAAAAAATATTTCGTGAAAGTTACTCCTAAATAA
- a CDS encoding glucan biosynthesis protein, with amino-acid sequence MLRLHIILAFVATALLFAVADRQQRRDREEPDFSSSPLLSVMEGEISDHNTHPTFKFSFSDLKGRARALSKLRYIPPKHSTTDFLKGLPWNQYKNIFFRPERSVWKKEGNPFQLQFLHPGHLYNTNIRVFEVRGDFAREIVYDPSSFDLSKLKGVGELPPNLGYSGFKIHFPINTQEHTDEFAVFQGASYYRIISKKQWYGLSARGIAVNTGMPYPEDFPSFREFYVVKPDKTDSTITVYALLDGRTATGAYEFQITPGKVSAVKVNAEVTLRTKVDRLGIAPLTSMYWYSETRGIPKGQAYPESHDSDGLLIHSGKGEWIWRPLDNPKRSTTYTFSDDNPRGFGLIQRDREFQNYQHSEMKYQLRPSAWVEPEIPFGKGSIHLLENPTVQDSDDNMGAYWMPEPIPQPGTPFDFSYTVRWPDTDPLPDSIAKVVATRIGDAQGDPDLKMFYVDFKSSNLSSLDPFAYIQARIDTGENAELSEYSVQKIEETGVWRLTFGVYPKNKFRPSDLKAALSRNQEIISETWNFVLEPN; translated from the coding sequence TTGTTACGATTGCATATAATTCTGGCGTTTGTGGCAACAGCCTTGCTCTTTGCCGTCGCAGATAGACAGCAGAGGCGGGATAGAGAAGAACCTGATTTCTCTTCTTCTCCATTACTAAGTGTGATGGAGGGAGAAATTTCCGACCACAATACTCATCCTACGTTCAAGTTCTCATTCTCGGATCTCAAGGGACGAGCTAGAGCATTATCTAAACTACGTTACATCCCGCCTAAACATTCCACTACGGACTTCTTAAAAGGTCTGCCATGGAACCAATATAAGAACATTTTTTTTCGTCCCGAAAGATCGGTTTGGAAGAAGGAAGGAAATCCTTTCCAGCTACAGTTTTTGCATCCTGGACATTTATATAATACGAATATAAGAGTATTCGAAGTGAGAGGGGATTTTGCGAGAGAGATTGTTTATGATCCTTCTTCTTTTGATCTATCTAAACTGAAAGGTGTGGGAGAGCTTCCACCTAATCTAGGTTATTCGGGATTCAAGATCCATTTTCCGATCAATACTCAAGAACATACGGATGAGTTTGCTGTTTTCCAAGGTGCAAGTTATTATAGGATCATTTCTAAAAAACAATGGTACGGTCTTTCTGCTCGGGGGATCGCAGTTAATACCGGTATGCCTTATCCGGAAGATTTTCCTTCTTTCCGAGAATTTTACGTAGTTAAACCGGACAAGACAGACTCCACGATCACTGTGTATGCTCTTTTGGATGGGAGGACTGCCACAGGCGCCTATGAATTCCAGATCACTCCTGGAAAAGTTTCCGCGGTAAAAGTAAATGCGGAAGTGACTCTTAGGACCAAGGTGGATCGACTTGGGATCGCTCCTTTGACGAGTATGTACTGGTATAGTGAGACAAGAGGGATCCCTAAAGGTCAGGCGTATCCTGAGTCTCATGACTCAGACGGACTACTGATCCATTCCGGAAAAGGAGAATGGATCTGGAGGCCTCTGGACAATCCTAAACGTAGCACAACTTATACTTTCTCGGATGATAATCCGAGAGGGTTCGGACTCATCCAGAGAGATAGAGAATTCCAAAATTACCAGCATAGCGAGATGAAATACCAGCTTAGACCGAGCGCTTGGGTAGAACCTGAAATCCCTTTCGGAAAAGGTTCTATTCATCTTTTGGAAAATCCTACAGTCCAGGATTCGGACGATAATATGGGGGCGTACTGGATGCCGGAACCTATTCCTCAGCCAGGAACTCCATTCGATTTTTCTTATACAGTCCGTTGGCCGGACACGGATCCTCTTCCTGACTCCATCGCAAAAGTGGTTGCCACTCGGATCGGGGACGCGCAGGGAGATCCTGATCTGAAAATGTTTTATGTGGATTTCAAAAGTTCTAATTTAAGTTCATTGGATCCATTCGCATATATCCAAGCAAGGATCGATACAGGAGAAAATGCGGAACTCTCAGAATATTCGGTCCAAAAGATAGAAGAAACCGGAGTATGGAGACTTACCTTCGGAGTGTATCCTAAAAATAAATTTAGACCCTCCGATCTGAAGGCTGCATTAAGCAGAAACCAAGAGATCATTTCTGAAACCTGGAATTTCGTACTTGAGCCGAACTAA
- the cfa gene encoding cyclopropane fatty acyl phospholipid synthase, with product MWKEKVRGKVEELFAKAGVSFGGNADWDIQVKDDRLFEKILSNGSLGLGEAYMNGWFECERFDETVRRLLDKGIEKAAKTWGNFFLYLESVILNRQSKRRAFVIGERHYDLGNDLFELMLDKEMVYSCAYWKNANTLDEAQENKMDLICRKLDLRPGMKVLDIGCGWGGLARHAAKEYGAEVFGISVSKEQLTLAEERSKDLKVKYELMDYRDVKDNFDSILSVGQMEHVGYKNYRTYMEIVYKSLKEKGLFLLHTIGSNESSKATDRWIEKYIFPNSHLPSAAQITKASENLFVLEDLHNFGPDYDKTLMAWYNNFEKGWSQIQNKYGERFRRMWEFYLLSCAGAFRSRKIQLWQFVFSKGAIEEIYQAVR from the coding sequence ATGTGGAAAGAAAAAGTCCGCGGTAAGGTAGAAGAATTATTTGCGAAGGCAGGAGTCAGCTTCGGAGGAAATGCAGATTGGGACATCCAAGTAAAGGATGATAGACTATTCGAAAAAATATTGAGTAACGGCTCCTTAGGTTTGGGAGAAGCTTACATGAACGGCTGGTTCGAATGCGAAAGATTCGATGAAACAGTCAGAAGATTATTAGATAAAGGAATTGAAAAGGCCGCCAAAACCTGGGGAAACTTTTTTCTATATCTAGAATCTGTAATATTGAACCGCCAATCCAAAAGAAGAGCATTTGTGATCGGAGAAAGGCATTACGATCTTGGGAACGATCTATTTGAGCTGATGTTAGACAAGGAAATGGTCTATTCCTGTGCATATTGGAAGAATGCGAACACATTGGACGAGGCCCAAGAAAATAAAATGGACCTGATCTGTCGGAAGCTGGATCTCAGACCTGGCATGAAAGTTTTGGATATTGGATGCGGTTGGGGAGGACTCGCCAGGCACGCGGCCAAAGAATACGGTGCAGAAGTATTCGGGATCAGCGTTTCTAAAGAACAATTAACACTCGCAGAAGAAAGATCAAAAGACCTGAAAGTAAAATACGAATTAATGGATTATCGAGATGTAAAAGACAATTTCGATTCTATTCTTTCCGTAGGACAAATGGAACATGTAGGTTATAAAAATTACAGGACCTATATGGAAATAGTTTATAAATCCCTAAAGGAGAAGGGATTATTTTTGCTTCATACGATCGGTTCCAATGAATCCAGCAAGGCAACGGATAGATGGATCGAAAAATATATTTTTCCGAACTCGCATCTTCCTTCTGCGGCACAGATCACTAAGGCGAGTGAAAATCTTTTTGTATTGGAAGATCTCCACAATTTCGGCCCGGACTATGATAAGACACTCATGGCCTGGTACAATAATTTCGAGAAAGGATGGAGTCAGATCCAGAATAAATACGGGGAAAGATTCAGACGTATGTGGGAGTTTTATCTTTTAAGTTGTGCAGGTGCATTTCGTTCCAGAAAGATACAACTTTGGCAGTTTGTATTCTCGAAGGGAGCTATAGAGGAAATCTATCAGGCAGTGAGGTAG
- the mdoH gene encoding glucans biosynthesis glucosyltransferase MdoH — MNAEIFPTSIPEPEGILKEAFDSRKFTYRRLGFVGVLGLLSLFGIYLEYRFLLINGISPLEWATLLLFCFLFPLLAFGATTAIFGTIQRIRGGDPTRISGLISGQNASPKELPPTAVVIPIHCEDVARVAAGLESMMKSAASVGLGENLDFFLLSDTTDPDIWLQEEKAFSKLSRKPETKGRVYYRKRRINLNKKSGNIADFCRRWGRRYRYMIVLDADSLVTGECMLNLIRLMEAVPNAGIIQTVPKIIRGKSLFQRLAQFGTWLGNPIFGAGSYYWQVFSGPFWGHNAIVRLKPFMEHCGLPGLPGEGAIGGKILSHDTVEAALIRKAGYTVWFAYDLEGSYEECPPNLLESLKRDNRWCQGNLQHFWFLFVGGLRISSRIHILLGILSYGSSLLWALLLIATSFTVMADTDYYRLASIPEEWAQFQESMYLPVFYGLQIYTILILFMPRILSFLDGLFFRRKESGIGFFSFIISFFVEFIQSVILAPAYMVQYTRFLWMTFWNRKIEWGPQNRDPSQGIDRMAAARALLPQAFYGTGISIWLFVYYPVLFYWLLPITGGWLLSYFWGVWTSSSKQGELWKKRGFLLTPEESKPDTLLSDTETLEKEYSEFLEGMESGRGIFLSVVDPLLFRFHTSRLRTRKKESDARKRYMDVLVSNWKESGPGSLNSKEMSRLLWDKRILSDLHFWFWETDLSKTHPWWKERFLEYQTRIRKEQIVSWFR, encoded by the coding sequence ATGAACGCCGAAATTTTTCCCACTAGTATACCCGAGCCGGAAGGTATCTTAAAGGAAGCATTCGATTCCAGAAAGTTTACGTATAGAAGATTAGGATTTGTAGGGGTTCTGGGACTTTTATCCTTATTCGGGATCTATTTAGAATATCGTTTTCTTCTAATAAACGGTATCTCTCCTTTGGAATGGGCTACACTTCTGCTCTTCTGCTTTTTATTTCCTCTATTGGCATTCGGAGCTACCACAGCGATCTTTGGAACGATCCAAAGAATAAGAGGAGGAGATCCTACACGTATATCCGGATTGATCTCAGGTCAGAATGCAAGCCCGAAGGAACTTCCGCCAACTGCGGTAGTCATTCCGATCCATTGCGAAGATGTTGCAAGAGTCGCAGCAGGTTTGGAATCCATGATGAAGTCCGCGGCTTCGGTCGGCTTAGGGGAAAACCTAGACTTCTTCTTATTATCAGATACAACCGATCCTGATATTTGGCTGCAAGAAGAGAAAGCGTTCTCCAAACTTTCCAGAAAGCCGGAAACAAAGGGAAGGGTATATTACAGAAAAAGAAGGATCAACTTAAACAAAAAATCGGGAAACATCGCGGACTTTTGCAGAAGATGGGGAAGACGTTATAGATATATGATCGTCTTGGACGCGGACAGTTTAGTGACCGGTGAATGTATGTTGAACCTGATCCGTCTTATGGAAGCAGTGCCTAACGCAGGCATCATACAAACGGTCCCTAAGATCATCCGAGGCAAAAGTTTATTCCAAAGACTAGCACAATTCGGGACCTGGCTAGGCAATCCAATCTTCGGCGCAGGATCTTATTATTGGCAGGTATTCTCAGGACCTTTCTGGGGCCATAACGCGATCGTAAGATTAAAACCTTTTATGGAACATTGCGGACTTCCCGGTTTGCCTGGAGAAGGTGCCATAGGAGGAAAGATACTCTCTCACGACACCGTAGAAGCGGCCTTAATTAGAAAAGCTGGATATACCGTTTGGTTCGCTTACGATTTAGAAGGTTCTTATGAGGAATGTCCTCCGAATCTTTTGGAAAGTCTAAAAAGGGACAATCGTTGGTGCCAGGGAAATCTGCAACATTTCTGGTTTTTATTCGTAGGCGGTCTGCGTATTTCCAGCAGGATACATATTCTATTAGGTATCCTTTCTTACGGAAGTTCTCTTCTTTGGGCGCTGCTGCTTATCGCTACAAGTTTTACGGTCATGGCGGATACCGATTATTACCGTCTGGCTTCCATTCCGGAAGAATGGGCTCAATTCCAAGAGAGTATGTATCTTCCTGTATTTTATGGATTACAGATTTATACTATTCTAATATTATTTATGCCTCGAATTCTTTCTTTTCTGGACGGTTTATTTTTTCGCAGGAAAGAAAGTGGGATCGGATTTTTTTCCTTTATCATCTCATTTTTCGTGGAATTCATACAATCTGTGATCTTGGCTCCCGCCTATATGGTCCAGTATACTAGATTCCTTTGGATGACTTTCTGGAATAGAAAGATCGAATGGGGGCCCCAAAACAGGGATCCCTCTCAAGGTATAGATAGAATGGCCGCTGCTCGCGCCTTACTTCCTCAAGCATTTTACGGAACAGGCATCTCTATCTGGTTATTCGTATATTATCCTGTGCTCTTTTATTGGCTGTTACCGATTACAGGCGGTTGGCTTCTTTCTTATTTCTGGGGAGTATGGACTTCTTCTTCTAAACAAGGAGAACTTTGGAAAAAAAGAGGATTTCTTTTAACTCCGGAGGAATCCAAACCGGATACTCTTTTATCGGATACTGAAACTTTAGAAAAAGAATATTCTGAGTTCTTGGAAGGAATGGAATCCGGCAGAGGGATTTTTCTTTCCGTTGTGGATCCTCTATTATTTCGTTTTCATACTTCTCGTTTAAGGACAAGGAAGAAGGAATCGGACGCACGTAAAAGATATATGGATGTCCTTGTCTCTAACTGGAAAGAATCCGGTCCTGGATCTTTGAATTCAAAAGAGATGAGTAGGCTTCTTTGGGACAAACGTATTCTGAGCGATCTTCATTTTTGGTTTTGGGAAACAGATCTTTCTAAAACCCACCCTTGGTGGAAGGAAAGATTTTTAGAATACCAAACCAGGATACGAAAAGAACAAATCGTCTCTTGGTTTAGATAG